In a genomic window of Zestosphaera sp.:
- a CDS encoding HAD-IB family phosphatase, with protein MPCKVSVAAFDLDGVLIRWRSSWRALHEYFGSLSLIVESNDAEKFLRGEITYEEWMRRDLEAIIKALGKPPTREEIIKAFSRYELVDGAKDLINFLKERGVYTLIVSGGIDLLAEIIKRELGVDAAFANRLVFDEKGYLIPRGIEVVNPLKKGELLKKLSIQLRVPLSEFMYVGDTEWDFEALNLVGYPVLLNYGDVKPSIESKYIIVNTLYEVIEFLTKCFNRS; from the coding sequence TTGCCTTGTAAGGTAAGTGTGGCGGCTTTTGACTTAGACGGTGTCTTAATAAGGTGGAGATCTTCCTGGAGAGCTCTACACGAGTATTTCGGCTCTTTAAGTTTAATCGTTGAAAGTAATGACGCCGAGAAATTCTTGAGAGGCGAAATAACTTATGAGGAATGGATGAGGAGAGATTTAGAAGCTATAATCAAAGCTCTTGGAAAGCCCCCAACTAGAGAAGAAATAATTAAAGCATTCTCTAGGTATGAGCTAGTTGACGGTGCCAAAGACTTAATCAACTTCTTGAAAGAGAGAGGAGTCTACACCCTCATCGTTAGTGGGGGGATTGACTTACTAGCTGAGATTATAAAGAGAGAGCTAGGTGTAGACGCGGCATTCGCTAACAGGCTAGTCTTTGACGAGAAGGGATACCTAATACCGAGAGGTATTGAAGTAGTTAATCCTCTCAAAAAAGGAGAACTGTTGAAGAAGTTATCAATACAGCTTAGAGTACCACTTAGTGAATTTATGTATGTAGGAGACACTGAATGGGATTTTGAGGCTTTAAACCTTGTTGGGTATCCCGTCCTCCTCAACTACGGCGACGTAAAGCCTTCAATAGAGTCTAAATACATTATAGTCAACACCTTATATGAGGTAATAGAGTTTCTCACGAAATGCTTTAACCGTAGTTAA
- a CDS encoding SufS family cysteine desulfurase — MLDVEKIREDFPILKRKINGRRLIYLDNAATTQKPRQVVAAIVKFYFNYNANVHRGFHTLSQEASQAYEEAHEVLAKFINAYSWEEIIDVSNTTDGLNLVAWGWGLDNLKPGDEIVVTVMDHHSNMLPWRAVAEKTGARIKYVNVTEEGTLNYDELERAVSEKTRVVAFPMASNVVGTINDVRRIAKLAHSVGAIAVGDGAQYVPHVPTNVRELELDFIAFSGHKMLGPTGSGVLWGRKDVLESMKPFRVGGDTIKDVTLDSVVWHDLPWRFVAGTPNIAGMIGLAEAAKYLMRLGMENVREHDVILVHETLKKFKELGDEVIVLGPKDPHMRTGLVAFNVKDLHHHTVGKALDLFGIAVRTGGHCAHPLHYRLGFSGSVRASYYVYNTLEEVEVFVEALKLIISLRERLAREPVEEVCTGT; from the coding sequence GTGTTAGATGTTGAAAAGATTAGGGAAGACTTCCCAATCCTCAAGCGCAAAATCAACGGGAGGAGACTCATATATCTAGATAATGCAGCCACAACTCAGAAACCAAGGCAAGTCGTGGCAGCTATAGTCAAGTTTTACTTCAATTATAATGCCAACGTTCACAGGGGCTTCCACACGCTTTCTCAAGAAGCTAGTCAAGCATATGAGGAAGCACATGAAGTCTTAGCTAAGTTCATAAACGCTTACTCCTGGGAAGAGATAATTGACGTATCTAACACTACCGATGGATTAAATCTAGTTGCTTGGGGTTGGGGACTAGATAATCTAAAGCCTGGCGACGAGATAGTAGTTACTGTCATGGACCACCATAGTAACATGCTCCCGTGGAGAGCTGTTGCTGAGAAGACTGGCGCTAGAATTAAGTACGTGAATGTAACAGAAGAGGGAACACTCAATTACGACGAGCTTGAGAGAGCTGTTAGTGAGAAGACTAGAGTAGTTGCTTTCCCAATGGCAAGCAACGTCGTTGGAACAATAAACGACGTGAGGAGAATTGCGAAATTAGCCCACTCTGTAGGAGCTATAGCTGTAGGGGATGGAGCTCAGTACGTGCCACACGTTCCAACAAATGTGAGAGAACTAGAACTAGATTTCATCGCGTTCAGCGGGCATAAAATGCTCGGACCTACTGGGAGCGGCGTGCTTTGGGGTAGGAAAGACGTTCTGGAGTCTATGAAGCCCTTTAGAGTCGGTGGTGACACTATAAAAGACGTGACGCTAGATTCTGTGGTGTGGCACGACCTACCGTGGAGGTTCGTAGCCGGAACACCAAATATTGCTGGCATGATAGGACTTGCGGAAGCGGCTAAGTATTTGATGAGGTTGGGAATGGAGAACGTGAGAGAGCACGATGTAATTCTAGTACATGAGACTCTGAAGAAGTTTAAGGAGCTAGGTGATGAGGTGATAGTCCTAGGACCTAAAGACCCTCACATGAGAACAGGGCTAGTAGCGTTCAACGTTAAAGACCTGCATCACCATACTGTGGGTAAAGCACTAGACCTTTTCGGGATAGCCGTAAGGACTGGAGGGCACTGTGCTCACCCACTACATTACAGACTAGGATTCAGTGGCTCAGTGAGAGCAAGTTATTATGTGTACAACACATTAGAAGAAGTGGAAGTGTTTGTTGAGGCGTTAAAGTTAATAATATCGTTGAGAGAAAGGCTTGCTAGAGAGCCTGTCGAGGAAGTTTGTACTGGAACCTGA
- a CDS encoding DUF2139 domain-containing protein: MSKIDRVLQEYPPRYGPEWGSGGIFGLKYFKGVLYYTLAFEASAYFVDDEILEYRFSELGPGPASGGDTYNAVDVVDDKIFFGGWVHNPAVFKGKRNHAGEIDFRNKYSHVHEYDVRERKVRLLWKESIHDEFRWAGEVSQIIYDPVKDVLIIGRSDGMENLGVYELSRDGRIFSKLSEVPALKGSLYLDYACFDMQPDWMRGVEGIQCLDLVRRVWVRHTIEDWAEVSLDGYGVSYRTSGYAASAYTRYWHFMRGGVLVGNPVEPEVEKPTFVRLFDFGMNVYAPHRSNALNLGGGILAVFNASTHGFLHPHESSSGEADLRKYFNTVVAPTALVYITPPQARIVATFGARITSMTKAGSRILIAYNTTPNLGGKDSTPVDGGVRGIMSVDEYTLLSSSNPPLTIRVPGWAVGNACFGGIPLTGFKEAELFVRSSKHNEILINIYDIGLPPLNYGSERLKLSEGLNKIDLRSYRDIVSFKLEKPDENALINIYLR; this comes from the coding sequence GTGAGTAAGATAGATAGAGTACTTCAGGAATACCCACCAAGGTATGGTCCTGAATGGGGTAGTGGAGGTATTTTTGGTCTTAAGTATTTTAAGGGAGTGCTTTACTATACGCTCGCTTTTGAAGCTTCAGCATACTTCGTTGACGACGAGATATTAGAGTACAGGTTCAGCGAGTTAGGGCCTGGTCCCGCATCTGGTGGAGACACTTACAATGCTGTAGACGTTGTTGACGACAAGATATTCTTTGGGGGTTGGGTACATAACCCCGCAGTATTTAAAGGTAAGAGAAATCACGCTGGTGAGATAGATTTCAGGAATAAGTATAGTCACGTACACGAATATGACGTCAGAGAAAGAAAAGTGAGACTACTCTGGAAGGAAAGCATTCATGACGAGTTTAGGTGGGCTGGGGAAGTGTCTCAAATAATTTACGACCCGGTAAAGGACGTCCTGATTATAGGGAGGTCAGACGGCATGGAGAACTTAGGCGTTTATGAGTTAAGCAGAGACGGGAGAATTTTCAGTAAGTTAAGTGAAGTGCCGGCGCTTAAGGGCTCGCTATATCTTGATTATGCGTGCTTTGATATGCAGCCGGACTGGATGAGGGGAGTCGAGGGTATTCAGTGCTTAGATTTAGTTAGGAGAGTGTGGGTAAGGCACACTATAGAGGACTGGGCTGAAGTGTCACTAGACGGTTACGGAGTCTCGTACAGGACGTCTGGTTATGCCGCGAGCGCGTACACTAGGTATTGGCACTTCATGAGAGGAGGTGTTCTAGTCGGTAATCCTGTAGAGCCTGAAGTCGAGAAACCCACGTTTGTGAGGTTATTTGATTTCGGTATGAATGTTTACGCTCCGCACAGGAGCAACGCACTCAATTTAGGTGGCGGGATATTAGCAGTATTTAACGCAAGCACTCACGGATTCCTACATCCGCACGAGAGTAGTTCTGGAGAAGCAGATCTTAGAAAGTATTTTAACACCGTAGTTGCGCCCACAGCACTCGTCTACATAACGCCACCTCAAGCAAGAATAGTAGCTACGTTTGGAGCCAGAATAACTAGCATGACTAAGGCAGGGAGTAGAATACTCATAGCGTACAACACTACCCCTAATCTCGGAGGTAAAGATTCAACGCCTGTAGACGGCGGTGTGAGAGGTATTATGTCCGTGGACGAGTACACTCTGTTAAGTAGTAGTAACCCACCATTAACTATCAGAGTGCCTGGCTGGGCGGTAGGAAACGCTTGCTTTGGAGGCATACCACTTACAGGCTTTAAAGAAGCTGAGTTATTTGTGAGAAGCAGTAAACATAACGAGATACTCATTAATATCTACGATATTGGCTTGCCACCGCTAAATTACGGTTCTGAGAGACTTAAGTTGAGTGAAGGACTTAACAAAATAGACCTGAGGAGCTACAGAGATATAGTTTCTTTCAAGCTGGAGAAGCCTGACGAAAACGCATTAATCAACATTTACTTAAGATGA
- the hypD gene encoding hydrogenase formation protein HypD, which produces MDLRTKLRELFVKNPETPKIIELIRGLAQRLGGEVVKIMDFCGTHEWTITSYGLRSLMPENVELVAGPGCPVCVTPGHYVEGLVKLSLEGVNVFTYGDSFRLPSLKGAKPRNLAEAKMLGGKVTVIYSFLDAIKEANKRRSEEHVFFAVGFETTMPAVAEPVYSRLLPDNLVVLSAYRLTPPIMRYLLENVREVRIDGVIAPGHVSAVIGYNAWEFLVRDFNIPTVISGFEPVDVLLAILAILKCKVDGKPALINEYARVVKPGGNIRAKRIINEVFEVVDSYWRGIGVVPSSGALLKDKFRDYDASSRYGIREKPDFSDVLPGCRCGEVTLGKVKPTSCPLFMKSCTPENPYGPCMVSSEGTCKIWAENLHALLTKL; this is translated from the coding sequence ATGGACTTAAGAACTAAGTTAAGGGAGCTCTTCGTTAAGAACCCTGAAACACCTAAAATAATTGAGCTAATAAGAGGGTTAGCTCAACGGCTAGGTGGGGAAGTAGTTAAGATAATGGATTTCTGCGGTACTCATGAGTGGACTATAACAAGCTATGGTTTGAGGAGTCTAATGCCTGAGAACGTGGAGTTGGTTGCGGGTCCTGGCTGTCCAGTATGTGTTACTCCCGGTCACTACGTTGAAGGCCTAGTTAAGCTGTCTCTTGAGGGAGTTAATGTCTTCACGTACGGTGACTCATTTAGGCTACCCTCACTCAAGGGAGCTAAGCCGAGGAATCTGGCTGAAGCTAAGATGTTAGGAGGTAAGGTTACGGTGATTTACAGCTTCCTGGATGCGATTAAGGAAGCTAATAAGAGGAGAAGTGAAGAGCATGTCTTCTTTGCTGTAGGGTTCGAGACTACTATGCCTGCAGTGGCGGAGCCCGTATACAGTAGGTTACTTCCCGATAACTTAGTAGTCTTAAGCGCGTACAGACTCACGCCGCCAATCATGAGGTACTTGCTAGAGAACGTGCGTGAGGTGAGGATAGATGGTGTCATAGCACCCGGGCACGTCTCGGCCGTGATAGGATATAACGCGTGGGAATTCTTAGTGAGAGATTTTAATATACCTACTGTAATTTCCGGCTTCGAACCTGTTGATGTTCTTCTAGCCATACTTGCGATACTTAAATGTAAGGTTGATGGTAAGCCAGCTCTAATTAATGAGTATGCTCGAGTTGTTAAGCCGGGAGGCAATATTAGAGCCAAGAGAATAATTAATGAAGTCTTCGAGGTTGTTGACTCATACTGGAGAGGCATAGGAGTAGTTCCTTCTAGCGGTGCTTTACTTAAAGATAAGTTTAGAGATTATGATGCGTCATCAAGGTATGGAATAAGAGAAAAACCTGACTTCAGCGATGTCCTGCCTGGATGCAGGTGTGGTGAGGTGACGCTAGGTAAAGTGAAGCCTACTTCATGCCCTCTCTTCATGAAGTCTTGCACTCCCGAGAACCCCTACGGCCCCTGCATGGTTAGTTCAGAAGGCACTTGCAAGATATGGGCTGAGAATCTTCACGCCCTACTTACTAAGCTGTGA
- a CDS encoding MATE family efflux transporter translates to MSSKGEVSRVAFPILVGMIPDSVISLVGMITASKIGREALAGTGLASYLFMIVNAVTSVFMVGLLVITSQAYGGNNLKLIERAFGEAITASVLFSVAAVVTSPLWLPTYISVLSGGQGVVSEVAVTYLSLRILSIPALMLNSVIATLFRAVEEPWPPTYSSISVGVISSVLVPSLALGYLGLPELGVSGMGLASAISQYAGLLVYIFLRPPIRVRLYVPSKITTKILAVGVPASIERFVGSAGHNIYINAVARSGIDALAAHNIGLSVENLIIGPVFAVNIAASTKAGHHVGANNVEDLDKITKEALKIGVVWMSAATAVLIGLSPFIGSFFTSSEEVVRLVMAYLIMAAISEVGLGASQALYGIFRGMGSTWAPLVISSTTVLLFRAMLAQVLQPIYGVYGVWFTQITDMYGRLLISYFMYVRLKSRLLVKVV, encoded by the coding sequence TTGAGTTCGAAAGGAGAAGTCTCTAGGGTAGCTTTCCCGATACTTGTAGGAATGATCCCAGACTCAGTAATCAGTCTCGTAGGAATGATTACTGCATCAAAAATTGGTAGGGAAGCCTTAGCAGGTACTGGTCTCGCCTCATACTTGTTCATGATAGTAAATGCTGTGACTTCGGTTTTCATGGTAGGTTTACTAGTAATTACTTCTCAAGCTTATGGAGGCAATAACCTAAAATTAATTGAGAGAGCTTTCGGCGAAGCTATTACCGCGTCAGTTCTTTTCTCGGTCGCGGCGGTCGTGACCTCACCTCTCTGGCTACCTACCTACATAAGCGTACTCTCAGGTGGTCAGGGAGTAGTTAGTGAGGTTGCCGTGACTTACTTAAGCTTAAGAATTCTCTCTATACCTGCCTTGATGCTTAACTCTGTGATAGCTACTTTATTCAGAGCTGTGGAGGAACCGTGGCCACCAACCTACTCCTCCATTAGTGTTGGCGTGATTAGTTCTGTTCTCGTGCCTTCCCTTGCCCTAGGTTACTTAGGGTTACCTGAGTTAGGAGTTTCTGGCATGGGTCTAGCCTCGGCAATTTCACAGTATGCTGGTTTGCTTGTGTATATATTTCTGAGACCCCCGATTAGGGTGAGATTATATGTGCCATCAAAAATAACGACTAAGATATTAGCTGTGGGAGTTCCTGCCTCTATAGAGAGATTTGTTGGGAGTGCGGGACATAATATATACATAAACGCTGTTGCTAGGTCAGGTATTGACGCTCTAGCGGCTCATAATATAGGGTTAAGTGTGGAGAACTTAATCATAGGTCCTGTCTTCGCAGTAAACATAGCTGCTTCTACTAAGGCAGGACATCATGTAGGCGCTAATAACGTTGAAGACTTAGACAAGATAACCAAGGAAGCGCTAAAGATCGGTGTTGTTTGGATGTCTGCCGCTACGGCAGTACTTATTGGTTTATCGCCGTTCATCGGAAGCTTCTTCACGAGTAGTGAGGAAGTCGTTAGGTTAGTTATGGCTTACTTAATTATGGCTGCTATATCGGAGGTTGGGCTTGGCGCCTCACAGGCACTCTACGGCATATTCAGGGGTATGGGGAGTACTTGGGCACCGCTCGTAATAAGTTCTACTACTGTATTGTTATTTAGAGCCATGTTAGCTCAGGTTCTCCAACCAATTTACGGTGTTTATGGCGTCTGGTTTACTCAGATAACTGATATGTATGGGCGACTCCTCATATCCTACTTTATGTACGTGAGACTTAAGTCAAGACTTCTTGTCAAGGTTGTATAG
- the hypA gene encoding hydrogenase nickel incorporation protein HypA, with translation MHEWALAEGIARYLSSVVGVKRLKSVRIGLGELQSVDEEILRFALTELMKAEGYELSEDSVVFVKRAARFQCRRCGYSWSLNNVSLGDDEKEAIHFIPEVIHAYLSCPKCGSRDFEVVEGRGVEVLEVITE, from the coding sequence GTGCATGAGTGGGCATTGGCTGAGGGCATTGCTAGGTACTTAAGTAGTGTTGTAGGTGTCAAGAGACTTAAGAGTGTTAGGATTGGGTTGGGTGAATTACAGTCTGTTGATGAGGAGATTTTAAGATTTGCGTTAACGGAGCTTATGAAAGCTGAAGGTTACGAACTTAGTGAGGATTCTGTAGTTTTTGTTAAGAGGGCTGCTAGGTTTCAGTGCAGGAGGTGCGGGTATTCTTGGAGTCTCAACAACGTGAGTTTAGGTGATGATGAGAAAGAAGCTATTCACTTCATACCTGAGGTGATACACGCTTATCTTTCATGTCCTAAGTGTGGCTCAAGAGATTTTGAGGTGGTTGAGGGAAGAGGCGTTGAGGTCCTTGAGGTGATTACTGAATGA
- a CDS encoding Mrp/NBP35 family ATP-binding protein, which translates to MNALRHLIDDPRKILVEERLKNVSNVVPVMSPKGGVGKTVISALIALAMAESNYSVGLLDLDVTNPSIHVVLNLGLDEKPLENKGVIPPETQGVRVMSVAYYTEGRPLPLRGSEVTEVVREVLAITIWGNLDYLIIDTPPGMSDVHMEIINNIRKAKPLVVTTPHVLSVSPVKSLLKMLKEVGSPIIGLVENMSENPTDLVMSLCREFRVKYLGNVPLDSLLAFSVGNASIIKKTKAYSKVAEIIKYLRPN; encoded by the coding sequence ATGAATGCGTTGAGGCACCTTATTGATGACCCGAGGAAAATCCTCGTTGAAGAGAGACTTAAGAATGTCAGTAATGTTGTTCCTGTGATGAGTCCTAAGGGCGGTGTAGGTAAGACTGTGATCTCAGCTCTCATAGCGCTGGCTATGGCTGAGAGCAACTACAGTGTAGGGTTACTGGACCTAGACGTAACTAACCCTTCAATTCACGTAGTTCTAAATCTGGGACTAGATGAGAAGCCACTAGAGAATAAAGGGGTAATACCTCCTGAAACTCAGGGGGTTAGAGTCATGAGCGTCGCGTACTATACTGAGGGGAGGCCACTGCCGTTAAGAGGCTCTGAAGTAACTGAAGTTGTTAGGGAGGTTCTAGCAATAACTATCTGGGGTAATCTAGACTACCTCATAATAGACACACCGCCTGGTATGAGCGACGTACATATGGAGATAATCAACAATATAAGGAAAGCAAAACCGTTAGTAGTGACTACACCCCACGTGCTTTCAGTAAGTCCTGTGAAATCTCTCTTAAAAATGCTTAAAGAGGTAGGGTCCCCCATAATAGGGCTAGTAGAAAATATGAGTGAGAACCCCACAGACCTCGTAATGAGTTTATGTAGAGAGTTTAGAGTCAAGTATTTAGGTAACGTACCGCTAGATTCTCTACTGGCATTCAGCGTGGGAAACGCTTCAATCATAAAGAAGACGAAAGCTTATAGTAAGGTAGCTGAGATAATCAAGTATTTAAGACCTAATTAA
- a CDS encoding ABC transporter permease: MSLELVQSIIGLGLAMSAPVAISSLGEVFSERSGLINLGIDGIMLMSAFVSFHAVFLTGNIFVGYLLGIATGIMLGLLLGFFTVILRFNQVVAGMGLYFLGFGLSDFLYRALYADKIVFIPKTSTLRIPLLSEIPLIGGALFNQYPGVYLMFILTGIMHFILYYTRVGLWVRALGENPRACDAAGINVTLYRLFSLALGSALAGLAGAILCLEITGLFYENLTYGMGFIAIGLAYFGKWNPSRSLVGSLIFGVTWSVGISLQDIFIKIGRPEMTYFMIMLPYLAVLLSLLAISRGARPPASLGKPYYRE, encoded by the coding sequence ATGAGTCTAGAATTAGTTCAATCTATAATAGGTCTAGGCTTAGCTATGTCAGCTCCTGTAGCCATCTCTAGCTTAGGCGAGGTATTTAGTGAAAGATCAGGTTTAATAAATTTGGGTATTGACGGCATAATGCTTATGTCAGCCTTTGTAAGTTTTCACGCAGTATTCTTAACAGGCAATATCTTCGTAGGGTACCTGCTAGGCATAGCAACGGGAATCATGCTAGGACTCCTACTAGGGTTCTTTACCGTGATTCTAAGATTTAATCAAGTAGTAGCAGGCATGGGATTATACTTCCTAGGCTTTGGTCTTTCCGACTTCCTCTACAGGGCACTATACGCTGATAAGATAGTCTTCATACCAAAGACTTCTACTCTAAGAATACCTCTCCTCTCTGAAATCCCCTTGATTGGTGGGGCTCTCTTTAACCAGTATCCAGGTGTGTACCTAATGTTTATACTTACTGGAATAATGCACTTCATCCTTTACTATACTAGGGTTGGATTATGGGTTAGAGCTCTCGGCGAGAATCCGCGAGCCTGTGATGCGGCGGGCATTAACGTCACCTTATATAGGTTATTCTCGTTAGCGCTAGGCTCTGCTCTAGCGGGCTTGGCAGGAGCTATCCTATGCTTAGAAATAACTGGTCTCTTCTACGAGAATCTGACGTACGGCATGGGGTTCATCGCTATAGGCTTAGCGTACTTCGGGAAGTGGAACCCCTCACGCAGTTTAGTAGGAAGTCTAATATTCGGTGTTACGTGGTCTGTAGGCATAAGCCTACAAGACATCTTCATAAAGATTGGTAGGCCTGAGATGACATACTTCATGATCATGTTGCCGTATCTAGCAGTCTTGCTTTCGCTACTAGCTATATCTAGGGGGGCAAGACCTCCAGCGTCTCTGGGCAAGCCATACTACAGAGAGTGA
- a CDS encoding ABC transporter permease, whose product MTLVFREREVSLAHILILPLLAVGVAFLAGSLLMIWANVDPLVGYASFLSGSLGGYVQVTDTLLRTTPFLLMAVGIAFSNRSGVLNVGAEGQYLMGAIATTATALYLQSVGINPVVVLIISVIAGATAGALWASVAGFMKAYFEINEIVVTVIMNWLALKIMQWLLRGPLKNPLSQMWPMSPPVGVKLPIILPGTRLHAGFILALVIALLTHYILFKTKTGFMVRVLGSNPNAAKYSGLPVKKLIVFSLAYSGALAGLAGGIEILGVFHFLYEGIAVGLGYTSIIASLLGRNNPVGIIGSSLIFGMIYNGTVYLQSATGLTYTFSKAVEGLIYIFFMLFTILILYEVKLVVKREES is encoded by the coding sequence GTGACTTTAGTATTTAGAGAACGGGAAGTTAGCTTAGCACACATACTGATACTGCCTTTACTCGCTGTAGGAGTAGCGTTCTTAGCTGGTTCGTTATTAATGATATGGGCGAACGTTGACCCGTTAGTTGGTTACGCATCATTTCTTAGCGGCTCTCTAGGAGGATATGTGCAAGTAACCGACACTCTCTTAAGAACCACGCCTTTCCTCTTAATGGCTGTCGGCATAGCGTTCTCTAATAGGTCAGGAGTTCTAAACGTTGGTGCAGAGGGTCAGTATTTAATGGGTGCCATAGCAACAACTGCCACCGCACTCTACCTGCAGAGTGTCGGCATAAACCCCGTGGTAGTTCTAATAATTAGCGTAATTGCGGGAGCAACCGCAGGAGCTCTCTGGGCCTCTGTTGCAGGTTTTATGAAAGCGTACTTCGAGATTAACGAAATTGTGGTCACGGTGATCATGAATTGGCTAGCATTAAAAATTATGCAGTGGTTATTGAGAGGTCCGTTAAAGAATCCCCTCTCTCAGATGTGGCCTATGTCACCACCCGTAGGTGTTAAGCTACCCATAATATTACCGGGAACAAGACTTCACGCAGGCTTTATTCTCGCTCTAGTGATAGCTCTCTTAACACACTACATTCTCTTCAAGACCAAAACAGGTTTCATGGTGAGAGTGTTAGGGAGTAACCCCAACGCAGCCAAGTACTCTGGCTTGCCAGTTAAGAAACTCATAGTCTTCAGCCTAGCATATAGTGGTGCGTTAGCAGGCTTAGCAGGAGGGATAGAAATTCTCGGAGTTTTCCACTTCTTGTATGAAGGCATAGCCGTCGGCTTAGGCTATACCTCAATAATCGCCTCATTGCTTGGAAGAAACAATCCAGTAGGAATAATAGGTTCTTCGCTAATCTTCGGAATGATATATAACGGGACCGTCTATTTACAATCAGCTACAGGCTTAACATACACGTTCTCTAAAGCAGTTGAGGGATTAATCTACATATTCTTCATGCTGTTCACTATATTGATACTTTACGAAGTAAAATTAGTTGTTAAGAGGGAGGAGTCATGA
- a CDS encoding ABC transporter ATP-binding protein, which produces MIQEPILRMKNIVKKFPGVVAVDHVDLTLNRSEVLAILGENGAGKTTLMNVLYGLLRPDEGEIYIEGKKVSHHSPIDAIRNGIGMVHQHFTLVEDLTISENIILGLKEFGFFIDMKKITREIEEFAGKLGLKINPNVKVWQLSAGEKQKVEILKALFRNPRILILDEPTSVLTPQDTKELFKAIRKLKQNGLSIIFISHKLEEVLQIADRIVVLRRGKVVGELLRNEAEPRLLAELMVGREVLLEVKATPKAQVGEVILEIQGLEALGDRGNLALRGVSMKIKSGEILGIAGVSGNGQKELAETIYGLRKPTRGKIFFLGRDITKSSVLDRIQLGISYIPAERLKYGVVGDLPLYENAILTRIAENQIINSLPVVPPSLRPMNIKVIEKFATDLISRYSVVTPSHKTLVRNLSGGNIQRVIVGREIDRKPKLLIAEEPTAGLDIAATEFIREKLIELKNNNCSILLISSDLSELLSLSDKIAIMYNGEIVGAFKPGELDIDDIGLMMSGYKKMLRERIDLYWA; this is translated from the coding sequence GTGATTCAGGAACCCATACTAAGGATGAAGAACATAGTCAAGAAATTCCCGGGAGTAGTGGCAGTCGATCACGTTGACTTAACTCTCAATAGAAGTGAAGTGTTAGCGATTCTTGGCGAAAACGGCGCAGGCAAAACTACGCTTATGAACGTGCTTTACGGTTTATTACGTCCAGATGAAGGAGAAATCTACATAGAGGGCAAGAAAGTTTCTCATCACTCACCGATCGACGCTATTAGGAATGGTATTGGTATGGTCCACCAGCACTTCACGCTTGTAGAAGATTTAACAATTTCAGAAAACATAATTTTAGGCTTGAAAGAATTTGGTTTCTTTATCGACATGAAGAAAATAACGCGAGAGATAGAGGAATTCGCTGGTAAGTTAGGTTTAAAGATTAACCCTAACGTTAAGGTGTGGCAGCTCTCCGCAGGAGAAAAACAGAAGGTTGAGATATTAAAAGCTCTTTTCAGAAACCCAAGAATCTTAATACTTGACGAGCCTACTTCAGTCCTCACCCCTCAAGACACTAAGGAACTCTTTAAAGCCATACGAAAACTGAAACAGAATGGCTTATCAATAATATTTATATCACACAAACTTGAGGAAGTTCTTCAGATAGCAGATAGGATCGTAGTTTTAAGACGTGGTAAAGTCGTGGGAGAGTTACTCAGAAATGAAGCTGAACCTAGACTCTTAGCTGAATTGATGGTAGGCAGAGAAGTACTTCTAGAAGTTAAAGCAACACCTAAAGCGCAGGTAGGTGAGGTTATTCTAGAAATTCAAGGGCTAGAAGCCTTAGGAGATAGAGGCAACCTAGCTCTAAGGGGGGTCAGCATGAAAATCAAGAGTGGTGAAATCTTAGGTATTGCAGGAGTCTCAGGTAATGGTCAGAAAGAACTAGCTGAAACCATTTACGGGTTAAGGAAACCAACACGAGGAAAGATATTCTTCTTAGGACGTGACATAACTAAGAGTAGCGTTCTCGACAGGATCCAGTTAGGAATTTCCTATATTCCAGCAGAGAGACTGAAGTACGGTGTGGTGGGAGATTTACCACTCTACGAGAACGCAATACTGACTAGAATCGCGGAAAACCAAATCATTAATAGTCTCCCGGTAGTGCCCCCGAGCTTAAGACCCATGAATATCAAAGTTATAGAGAAATTCGCCACAGACTTGATAAGTAGGTACAGCGTAGTCACGCCCTCTCATAAAACGTTGGTTAGGAATCTCTCGGGCGGAAATATTCAGAGAGTAATTGTTGGCAGGGAGATTGACAGGAAACCCAAGCTTCTCATAGCTGAAGAGCCTACAGCCGGGCTCGATATCGCTGCCACAGAATTCATTAGAGAGAAGCTTATTGAATTAAAGAACAACAACTGTAGCATATTGTTAATATCTAGCGATCTTTCAGAACTATTGTCATTAAGTGATAAGATCGCCATAATGTACAATGGCGAGATAGTCGGAGCATTTAAACCCGGCGAGCTCGACATAGACGACATCGGGTTAATGATGTCTGGATATAAGAAAATGCTTAGGGAGAGGATTGATTTATATTGGGCGTGA